In Helianthus annuus cultivar XRQ/B chromosome 9, HanXRQr2.0-SUNRISE, whole genome shotgun sequence, the following are encoded in one genomic region:
- the LOC110875910 gene encoding protein FAR1-RELATED SEQUENCE 5-like has protein sequence MGIILDSLFLVSLVAHSGHNMGFDVITQRQNTDELLVCLSVDDRKKVKEKRGSWNKKQDNKTCMASSSSSTNNGATIVDALIGSNGDDGHERIDESTDANNSSYGSHNVRPLRLYDVDQLGDITSHVYIRTDGIKFWKPLVSPKYTPTFGMVFDTWSDAENMYKSYAERSGFSVRLGALKRNGTVVTHRYMQCTRSSKPKQTQIESMDPSAFKVSRSSSYKVTDCRARLKLKAISGTTKFFVYGFIEAHNHGLVDKDNLDFTRKRRKLSYDDQRFIHKLSLNKFGPNVAHKIRASLKGGHHNVQGTVVEFKNFTRDLRSFIGKKDAQMVVDTLKARMINLPNFFFECVVVDGELRSLFWADDVSKCNYEAFGDVLGFDATYHTNQYNMIFVPLTGVDHHKKCVTFGAGLLYDETIGSYTWLLTTFLKAHNNKQPMLVLTDQDAAMKQAVSGVFNKSIHRLCDVLENIDLRAAIHKLVWNLFITPEEFEERWNLLMEGLHLKENNWLNEMYEIRDQWVPCYFRDVHMCCLMKTTSRCESSNSLFKTNSSGTNTLVQFLMCFDTAIDGQRYTQRRMEFESNTIAPSMPKNVPIERHASELYTHTLFLEVQKEIYRGMTFCYIASKTPELDGVKIYTIVHTNRQYKDINEFEVSFDTRDRSVSCSCMGYTRLGYLCRHAFCVYRYNQVDEIPVQYQPGRWKRDILPRRVFSMSNRNRVFREFLTEPACNKTSAVISDLLKQPEDMEVSINPPQGIRNKGCGTNHRLIGPGEKAVVNSAKTTRLCGKCKKYVNDHDSRNCEKVRAAKEAATAVAKAVKAGNVAVPEDSCHVGVVDLSNGDTSVGPSSRICTRATRRSTRRSTIRSSDPLEE, from the exons ATGGGGATTATTCTTGATTCTTTGTTTTTGGTCTCATTGGTTGCTCATAGTGGACACAACATGGGATTTGATGTTATAACCCAAAGACAAAACACCGATGAACTCTTAGTTTGTCTTAGTGTGGATGACAGAAAGAAggtgaaggagaaaagagggtcTTGGAACAAGAAACAAGATAACAAAACAT GTATGGCTTCATCCAGCAGTTCTACAAACAATGGTGCAACTATTGTTGACGCATTAATCGGTTCTAACGGTGATGACGGACATGAACGCATCGATGAGTCAACTGATGCTAACAATTCAAGTTATGGCAGTCATAATGTCCGTCCATTACGTCTGTATGACGTTGATCAATTag GAGATATAACAAGCCATGTATACATAAGAACTGATGGAATAAAGTTCTGGAAACCTTTGGTGTCTCCTAAATATACACCTACCTTCGGAATGGTTTTTGACACATGGAGCGACGCTGAGAATATGTACAAGTCTTATGCTGAGAGGTCTGGGTTTTCTGTACGTTTGGGTGCCTTGAAGAGAAATGGAACTGTTGTTACACATAGGTATATGCAATGTACCAGATCCAGTAAACCTAAGCAAACACAAATTGAATCGATGGACCCCAGTGCTTTTAAAGTATCTCGAAGTAGCAGCTACAAAGTTACTGACTGCAGGGCGCGACTAAAGCTTAAAGCTATCTCAGGCACTACAAAATTTTTCGTTTATGGTTTTATTGAAGCTCATAATCATGGATTGGTCGACAAGGACAATCTAGACTTTACCAGAAAAAGGAGGAAACTTAGTTATGACGACCAGAGGTTCATTCACAAACTAAGCTTGAACAAATTTGGCCCTAATGTCGCGCATAAGATTCGAGCTTCGTTAAAGGGTGGGCACCATAATGTACAAGGAACTGTAGTAGAATTCAAAAATTTCACTAGAGATCTACGGTCTTTTATCGGCAAGAAGGATGCACAAATGGTTGTTGATACGTTAAAAGCTCGTATGATAAATCTGCCAAATTTCTTTTTTGAATGTGTAGTGGTTGACGGTGAGCTAAGATCATTGTTCTGGGCTGATGACGTATCCAAGTGCAATTACGAAGCCTTCGGAGATGTGTTAGGTTTTGATGCAACATATCATACGAATCA gTATAACATGATATTTGTTCCGTTGACCGGTGTCGATCACCATAAAAAGTGTGTCACCTTTGGTGCTGGGCTATTATACGATGAAACAATTGGTTCTTACACGTGGTTGCTTACCACATTCCTTAAAGCTCATAACAATAAGCAACCAATGTTGGTGTTGACCGATCAGGATGCTGCGATGAAACAAGCAGTTTCTGGTGTATTCAATAAATCTATTCACCGGCTGT GTGATGTATTGGAAAATATAGACTTGAGAGCTGCTATACATAAGCTGGTTTGGAATTTGTTTATCACACCTGAAGAATTTGAAGAAAGATGGAATTTGCTTATGGAAGGGTTACACTTGAAAGAAAATAATTGGCTGAACGAGATGTATGAGATTAGGGATCAATGGGTTCCATGCTATTTTAGGGATGTGCACATGTGTTGTctaatgaaaaccacctcgaggtGTGAGAGTTCGAATTCCCTGTTTAAAACAAATTCTAGTGGAACAAACACGCTCGTGCAATTCTTGATGTGTTTCGACACAGCAATTGATGGGCAACGGTACACTCAACGCAGAATGGAGTTCGAAAGTAACACAATAGCACCATCAATGCCGAAGAACGTGCCTATCGAAAGACATGCCTCGGAGTTATATACACATACGCTGTTTTTGGAGGTGCAAAAAGAGATATACAGAGGCATGACATTCTGCTATATTGCTTCAAAAACCCCAGAACTTGACGGGGTAAAAATTTATACCATTGTTCATACTAACAGACAGTACAAAGATATTAATGAATTTGAG GTCAGTTTTGATACACGTGATAGATCGGTTTCATGTTCGTGTATGGGTTATACGCGCCTTGGCTATTTGTGTAGGCATGCCTTTTGTGTGTATAGATACAACCAGGTTGATGAAATTCCCGTTCAGTATCAACCTGGTAGATGGAAACGAGACATATTGCCAAGGAGGGTTTTTAGCATGTCGAACAG GAACCGTGTGTTTCGCGAATTCCTGACCGAACCGGCGTGTAACAAGACATCAGCTGTGATCAGTGACCTTCTCAAACAGCCTGAAGATATGGAAGTCTCGATAAATCCGCCACAAGGCATCCGGAACAAAGGGTGCGGTACCAACCATCGACTCATTGGTCCCGGGGAAAAGGCTGTTGTTAATAGTGCTAAAACTACCAGGCTGTGTGGAAAATGCAAGAAATACGTTAATGATCATGACTCGCGTAATTGTGAAAAAGTTCGGGCTGCCAAAGAAGCCGCGACTGCTGTTGCAAAAGCTGTTAAAGCTGGTAATGTTGCTGTTCCAGAAGATTCATGTCACGTTGGTGTCGTTGATTTGTCTAACGGTGATACATCTGTTGGACCATCGTCTCGCATTTGTACTCGGGCCACTAGAAGATCCACTAGAAGATCTACCATACGTTCGTCCGACCCGCTTGAAGAGTGA